A part of Saccopteryx bilineata isolate mSacBil1 chromosome 10, mSacBil1_pri_phased_curated, whole genome shotgun sequence genomic DNA contains:
- the GORASP1 gene encoding Golgi reassembly-stacking protein 1 produces the protein MGLGSSTEQPAETSEGFHLHGVQENSPAQQAGLEPYFDFIITIGHSRLNKETDTLRDLLKANVEKPVKLEVFNMKTMKVREVEVVPSNMWGGPGLLGASVRFCSFHRASEHVWHVLDVEPSSPASLAGLRPYTDYVIGSDQLLQESEDFFSLIESHEGKPLKLMVYNSETDSCREVSVTPNAAWGGEGSLGCGIGYGYLHRIPIQPASYHKKPPGAPPPGTPPPDAPPPGTLPPDAPLPGTPPPGTLPPDAPLPGTPPPGTPPPGALPPGPTPPDSAAPSGPEMGSRQGDYMEALLQAPGSSVEGLPTEPGSLGHAVSDLRGLPRSVEMPLQPPPPVQRVMDPGFLDVSGISLLDSSAGAWPGLPSLTELTATSVSAPGLEDVGSSSGSHERGGEATWSGSEFEVSFPDSPSTQAQQDHLPQLTLPDSLTSAASPEDGLSAELLEAQAEEALASTMSPDVGAEVEVEAAASPAPLSTPEQHPAL, from the exons GTGCAGGAGAACTCCCCAGCCCAGCAGGCGGGCCTGGAGCCCTACTTTGACTTCATCATCACCATCGGGCATTCGCGGCTG AACAAGGAGACCGACACGCTGAGGGACCTGCTGAAGGCCAACGTGGAGAAGCCCGTGAAGCTGGAGGTGTTTAACATGAAGACCATGAAGGTGCGCGAGGTGGAGGTGGTGCCCAGCAACATGTGGGGCGGCCCGGGCCTGCTGGGCGCCAGCGTGCGCTTCTGCAGCTTCCACAGGGCCAGCGAGCATGTGTGGCACGTGCTG GACGTGGAGCCCTCCTCGCCCGCCTCCCTTGCTGGCCTGCGCCCCTACACAGACTATGTGATTGGCTCAGACCAGCTCCTCCAGGAG TCTGAGGACTTCTTCAGTCTCATCGAGTCCCACGAGGGGAAGCCCTTGAAGCTGATGGTTTATAACTCTGAGACCGACTCCTGCCGGGAGGTGTCTGTAACTCCCAACGCAGCTTGGGGCGGAGAGGGCAG TCTGGGGTGTGGTATCGGCTACGGGTATCTGCATCGGATCCCAATCCAGCCCGCCAGCTACCACAAGAAGCCGCCTGGTGCTCCTCCGCCTGGTACCCCGCCGCCTGATGCCCCTCCACCTGGTACCCTGCCACCTGATGCCCCTCTACCCGGTACCCCACCACCTGGTACCCTGCCACCTGATGCCCCTCTACCCGGTACCCCACCACCTGGTACCCCGCCCCCTGGTGCCCTGCCACCTGGACCCACGCCCCCGGACTCTGCTGCCCCTTCCGGCCCAGAGATGGGTTCCAGGCAGGGTGACTACATGGAG GCCCTGCTGCAGGCTCCCGGCTCCTCCGTGGAGGGACTGCCTACCGAGCCTGGGAGTCTCGGCCATGCTGTGTCAGACCTCAGGGGGCTTCCACGTTCTGTGGAGATGCCTCTGCAGCCTCCGCCTCCAGTGCAGCGCGTCATGGACCCAG GCTTCCTGGACGTGTCGGGCATCTCCCTCCTGGACAGCAGTGCCGGCGCCTGGCCTGGCCTGCCCTCTCTCACAGAGCTGACCGCCACCTCTGTGTCGGCCCCCGGGCTAGAGGACGTTGGCTCCAGCAGTGGCTCTCACGAGCGCGGCG GTGAGGCCACGTGGTCCGGGTCAGAGTTTGAGGTCTCCTTCCCGGACAGCCCCAGCACACAGGCCCAGCAGGACCACCTGCCTCAGCTGACCCTTCCCGACAGCCTCACCTCTGCAGCCTCGCCCGAGGATGGGCTGTCTGCTGAGCTGCTTGAGGCCCAGGCCGAGGAGGCGCTGGCCAGCACCATGAGCCCAGATGTCGGggcagaggtggaggtggaggcggCCGCCAGCCCGGCCCCGCTCTCTACCCCTGAGCAACACCCTGCACTGTGA